The following coding sequences lie in one Nocardioides sambongensis genomic window:
- a CDS encoding SDR family NAD(P)-dependent oxidoreductase has protein sequence MTTVQRVSVISGGASGIGGAVSRRLAAAGDLVVLNDIDAEAAKAAQSDIEGTGGECLLVVGDISDQAVVEQVRDVALGAADGRIDVLVNNVGDFRPASKTFLHSTPEQWQRLYEVNLRNVLQLTHALLPTMVEQGHGAIVNNSTVEAFRGIPGHVAYSAYNAGVVAFTKSLSVEVGRYGVRVNAIAPDLNDTLQTPAAAMLRGRDAGQLPLWVPLGRFGQPDDCARVVEFLASDAAAFVTGQTLPVDGGTLAASGWYAREDGKGWTNMPDHP, from the coding sequence ATGACAACGGTCCAGCGAGTCTCAGTGATCAGTGGAGGGGCTTCCGGCATCGGCGGCGCGGTCAGTCGGCGCCTCGCCGCGGCCGGCGACCTGGTCGTGCTCAACGACATCGACGCCGAAGCCGCGAAGGCCGCCCAGAGCGACATCGAGGGCACCGGCGGCGAGTGCCTGCTGGTGGTCGGCGACATCAGCGACCAGGCTGTCGTCGAGCAGGTCCGCGACGTCGCGCTCGGCGCGGCCGACGGACGCATCGACGTGCTGGTCAACAACGTCGGCGACTTCCGCCCGGCCTCCAAGACCTTCCTGCACAGCACCCCCGAGCAGTGGCAGCGGCTCTACGAGGTGAACCTGCGCAACGTGCTGCAGCTGACCCACGCGCTGCTGCCGACCATGGTCGAGCAGGGCCACGGTGCGATCGTCAACAACTCCACCGTCGAGGCGTTCCGCGGCATCCCCGGCCACGTCGCCTACTCGGCGTACAACGCCGGCGTGGTCGCGTTCACCAAGAGCCTCTCGGTCGAGGTCGGACGGTACGGCGTCCGGGTCAACGCGATCGCGCCGGACCTCAACGACACGCTCCAGACGCCGGCGGCGGCGATGCTGCGCGGCCGCGACGCCGGCCAGCTCCCGCTGTGGGTGCCGCTGGGTCGGTTCGGGCAGCCGGACGACTGCGCCCGGGTGGTGGAGTTCCTCGCCTCGGACGCCGCGGCGTTCGTGACCGGGCAGACGCTCCCGGTCGACGGAGGCACCCTCGCCGCCTCGGGCTGGTACGCCCGTGAGGACGGCAAGGGCTGGACCAACATGCCGGACCACCCGTGA
- a CDS encoding sulfotransferase family protein, producing MSPLASPTTVSAAIDQLHEEATTVTGLDDFGSDDYLDGLEVLLEGYRSEAALTGPGWAKISGNLGQALRSRLCAEAQWRETDGHGRTRPLLRPIFVTGLPRSGTTALHRLLCADPRHQGLEMWLAGAPKPRPPRESWASDDAYLETSAHVARRVAAVDGMQGMHYLAPEAVEECWWLERQSMRSLAFPSGAHLPTYREWLAEQDLTVTYRRHRRLLEMIGSNDQDRRWVLKNPGHLFSLAALTAVYPDALVVTTHRDPRRVIASVSSLTARTSAGTSTAFTGATIGRDHLDLWSASTERYLADRDHADERRFVDVRYESFVADPVGTVAGIYAAFDLDFDDDARASVRAADDVSHRGERRPDHQYSLAEFGLSDAEVTERFAPYLARYGATG from the coding sequence ATGTCTCCACTCGCTTCTCCGACCACTGTCAGCGCAGCGATCGACCAGCTCCACGAGGAGGCGACGACCGTCACCGGACTCGACGACTTCGGCAGCGACGACTACCTGGACGGGCTCGAGGTCCTGCTGGAGGGCTACCGCTCGGAGGCCGCGTTGACCGGGCCGGGTTGGGCCAAGATCAGCGGGAACCTGGGGCAGGCCCTGCGCTCGCGACTGTGCGCGGAGGCGCAGTGGCGCGAGACCGACGGCCACGGCCGCACCAGACCGCTGCTGCGCCCGATCTTCGTGACCGGGCTGCCCCGCTCGGGCACCACCGCGCTGCACCGACTGCTCTGCGCCGATCCGCGCCACCAGGGGCTGGAGATGTGGCTGGCCGGCGCGCCGAAGCCCCGCCCGCCCCGGGAGTCCTGGGCCAGCGACGACGCCTACCTGGAGACCAGCGCCCACGTCGCCCGGCGGGTCGCCGCGGTCGACGGGATGCAGGGCATGCACTACCTGGCGCCGGAGGCGGTCGAGGAGTGCTGGTGGCTCGAGCGTCAGAGCATGCGGTCGCTGGCCTTCCCCAGCGGCGCCCACCTGCCGACGTACCGGGAGTGGCTGGCGGAGCAGGACCTGACGGTCACCTACCGGCGCCACCGGCGACTGCTGGAGATGATCGGCTCCAACGACCAGGATCGCCGCTGGGTGCTGAAGAACCCCGGCCACCTGTTCTCCCTCGCCGCCCTGACCGCCGTCTACCCGGACGCGCTCGTGGTCACCACCCACCGCGACCCCCGCCGGGTGATCGCCTCGGTCAGCAGCCTGACGGCGCGCACCTCGGCCGGCACCTCGACGGCCTTCACCGGCGCGACGATCGGCAGGGACCACCTGGACCTGTGGAGCGCCTCCACCGAGCGCTACCTGGCCGACCGGGACCACGCGGACGAGCGCCGGTTCGTCGACGTCCGGTACGAGAGCTTCGTGGCCGACCCGGTCGGGACCGTGGCCGGCATCTACGCGGCGTTCGACCTCGACTTCGACGACGACGCGCGGGCATCGGTCCGGGCCGCCGACGACGTGAGCCACCGCGGCGAGCGCCGACCCGACCACCAGTACTCGCTGGCGGAGTTCGGACTCAGCGACGCCGAGGTGACCGAGCGGTTCGCTCCCTACCTGGCCCGGTACGGCGCGACCGGCTGA
- a CDS encoding ABC transporter permease has product MASLAVLVLLVLIAIFADVLAPHPPNVGELADRLQGPSSAHWFGTDAQGRDVLSRTIDATRVDLLASLQAVGLALLVGVPLGLVAGYVGGASDAVLSRIIDALMTLPPLMLAVVVVAILGPGLGNAMIAISILIVPSFYRVVRGATQSARTELYIESARAIGCTHRRILGRHLLPAVMPPLLVQASFSASVVIVAEASLSFLGLGARPPQATWGVMLQDATSNIASSSYLIYPPIVMVAATILALSLFGDGLRDALSRQPNQER; this is encoded by the coding sequence ATGGCCTCCCTCGCGGTCCTGGTGCTGCTGGTCCTGATAGCGATCTTCGCCGACGTGCTCGCACCACACCCCCCCAACGTGGGCGAGCTCGCCGACCGCCTGCAGGGCCCGTCCAGCGCCCATTGGTTCGGCACCGACGCGCAGGGTCGCGACGTGCTGAGCCGGACCATCGACGCCACCCGGGTGGATCTGCTGGCATCGCTCCAGGCCGTGGGTCTGGCCCTCCTGGTCGGCGTGCCGCTGGGCCTGGTGGCCGGTTATGTCGGCGGCGCGAGCGACGCCGTGCTCAGCCGGATCATCGATGCGCTGATGACACTGCCCCCGCTGATGCTGGCCGTGGTGGTCGTCGCCATCCTGGGTCCGGGCCTCGGCAACGCGATGATCGCGATCTCGATCCTGATCGTGCCCTCGTTCTACCGCGTCGTCCGCGGCGCCACCCAGTCGGCACGGACCGAGCTCTACATCGAGAGCGCGCGAGCGATCGGGTGCACGCACCGACGCATCCTGGGCCGACACCTGCTGCCGGCGGTGATGCCGCCACTACTGGTGCAGGCCTCGTTCTCCGCGTCGGTGGTGATCGTTGCCGAAGCGAGCCTGTCCTTCCTGGGCCTGGGCGCCCGACCGCCCCAGGCCACCTGGGGCGTGATGCTCCAGGACGCGACCAGCAACATCGCGTCCAGCAGCTACCTGATCTACCCGCCGATCGTGATGGTCGCCGCCACCATCCTCGCGCTGTCGCTCTTCGGCGACGGCCTGCGAGACGCACTGAGCCGCCAGCCCAACCAGGAGCGCTGA
- a CDS encoding ATP-binding cassette domain-containing protein: MSGTDTATVTASARGLTKTYGRRRLGRGRTFRAVDGVDLDVAAGRTLGLVGESGAGKSTVGRLVLRLIEPDDGSIELLGTDVRTLSGSSLRALRARATMIFQDPYTSLDPRMLIQDAVAEPLVVHGGTTRAQRNARTRELLHRVGLGDAHLERYPYEMSGGQLQRVAIARALITDPAFIVCDEPVAALDVSTQAQVINLLRELQQERDLAYLFISHDLRLVRLIADDVAVMRHGKVVESGTADAVFSDPTDPYTRELLAAIPGNSPRHRRFSAHPHGGRITDPGIRTRGPGTETVGTEPTGERTTTHEVD, translated from the coding sequence ATGAGTGGGACGGACACCGCCACGGTGACGGCGTCCGCGCGCGGTCTGACCAAGACCTACGGCCGCCGGCGACTCGGCCGCGGGCGGACCTTCCGTGCCGTCGACGGCGTCGACCTCGACGTCGCCGCTGGTCGCACGCTGGGACTGGTGGGCGAGAGTGGCGCGGGCAAGTCCACCGTCGGACGCCTGGTGCTCCGTCTGATCGAGCCCGACGACGGCTCCATCGAGCTGCTCGGCACCGACGTGCGCACACTCTCCGGCAGCAGCCTGCGAGCCCTGCGTGCCCGCGCGACCATGATCTTCCAGGATCCCTACACCAGCCTCGATCCGCGGATGCTGATCCAGGACGCGGTCGCCGAGCCGCTGGTGGTGCACGGTGGCACCACTCGTGCCCAGCGCAACGCTCGCACCCGCGAGCTGCTCCACCGCGTCGGACTGGGCGACGCCCACCTCGAGCGCTACCCCTACGAGATGTCCGGTGGGCAGCTGCAACGGGTCGCCATCGCCCGCGCCCTGATCACCGACCCCGCCTTCATCGTCTGCGACGAACCCGTCGCCGCGCTGGACGTGTCGACCCAGGCTCAGGTGATCAACCTGTTGCGCGAGCTCCAGCAGGAGCGCGACCTCGCGTACCTCTTCATCTCGCACGACCTGCGCCTGGTGCGGCTCATCGCCGACGACGTCGCGGTCATGCGGCACGGGAAGGTGGTCGAGTCGGGCACCGCGGACGCGGTGTTCTCCGACCCCACGGACCCGTACACCCGCGAGCTCCTGGCCGCGATCCCGGGCAACAGCCCGCGACACCGACGCTTCTCGGCACACCCACACGGTGGCCGGATCACAGACCCCGGGATCCGCACCCGCGGACCCGGCACCGAGACCGTCGGCACCGAGCCGACCGGCGAGAGGACAACGACTCATGAGGTGGACTAG
- a CDS encoding ABC transporter substrate-binding protein has protein sequence MTATLAACGGASGDSSSSGTVDPDGELRVNYPLGQTLDPHMAPEPAQLTIATWPVYDRLLQVAPDASYQPMLATEWSFSKDGKTLTLELRDDVTFSDGTPFDAAAVKANLEDSLAAEGTALQANVASIASVDVVDSDTVEIGLLKPTTTILNALASPMGGSMISPKALKGGDLATEPVGTGAYVIDSFVPGDEVVYTRRTDEGGIWDDKTGKPATISIKAMDPDAAVNALKSGQLNVMAWSGPLDQVQPQIDSGQITHTVLDGALPMLGIAFNQTMAPFDDPDVRKAVNLAIDRETIVGAFNPDNPARVQPWPEGVSGFDEAREDVYAYDPEAAKDLLAQAGHPDGLDAGELLVAQSSGIPEAAEAIQADLAKVGIDVKLRVVDIFSLIGEWAQGKSTAELMYMSVPTIDPYMWAQRLFVNPAWVPGGPDTTMAGLAEADLDDPSLSAEDLEAKADAVVDYATDQALYAPLYQGSGSVLAAPTVGGMDDLASFNGGPVDLRNAYVTE, from the coding sequence ATGACCGCGACGCTGGCCGCGTGCGGCGGCGCGAGCGGCGACTCGTCGTCGAGCGGGACCGTGGACCCCGACGGGGAGCTGCGGGTGAACTACCCGCTGGGCCAGACCCTGGACCCGCACATGGCGCCCGAGCCGGCCCAGCTGACCATCGCGACCTGGCCGGTCTACGACCGGCTGCTCCAGGTGGCGCCGGACGCGTCGTACCAGCCGATGCTGGCGACCGAGTGGTCCTTCTCCAAGGACGGCAAGACCCTCACCCTCGAGCTGCGTGACGACGTGACCTTCAGCGACGGGACGCCCTTCGACGCCGCTGCCGTCAAGGCCAACCTCGAGGACTCCCTGGCGGCCGAGGGCACCGCGCTGCAGGCCAACGTGGCCAGCATCGCGAGCGTCGACGTCGTCGACTCCGACACGGTGGAGATCGGACTGCTCAAGCCCACGACGACGATCCTCAACGCGCTGGCGAGCCCGATGGGTGGGTCGATGATCTCGCCGAAGGCGCTCAAGGGCGGAGACCTGGCCACCGAGCCGGTCGGCACCGGCGCCTACGTCATCGACAGCTTCGTGCCGGGCGACGAGGTGGTCTACACCCGTCGCACCGACGAGGGCGGGATCTGGGACGACAAGACCGGCAAGCCGGCGACGATCAGCATCAAGGCGATGGACCCCGACGCCGCGGTCAACGCCCTCAAGTCCGGGCAGCTCAACGTGATGGCGTGGTCGGGGCCGCTCGACCAGGTCCAGCCGCAGATCGACTCCGGGCAGATCACGCACACGGTGCTGGACGGCGCGCTGCCGATGCTCGGCATCGCCTTCAACCAGACGATGGCTCCGTTCGACGACCCGGACGTCCGCAAGGCCGTCAACCTCGCCATCGACCGCGAGACCATCGTCGGGGCCTTCAACCCGGACAACCCGGCCCGGGTCCAGCCCTGGCCCGAGGGGGTCAGCGGCTTCGACGAGGCCCGCGAGGACGTGTACGCCTACGACCCGGAGGCGGCCAAGGATCTGCTCGCGCAGGCCGGCCACCCCGACGGGCTCGACGCCGGCGAGCTCCTGGTCGCGCAGAGCAGCGGCATCCCGGAGGCCGCCGAGGCGATCCAGGCGGACCTCGCCAAGGTCGGTATCGACGTGAAACTGCGGGTCGTCGACATCTTCTCGCTGATCGGCGAGTGGGCCCAGGGCAAGTCGACCGCTGAGCTGATGTACATGTCGGTGCCCACCATCGACCCGTACATGTGGGCTCAACGCCTCTTCGTCAACCCGGCGTGGGTGCCCGGCGGTCCCGACACGACGATGGCGGGGCTGGCCGAGGCCGACCTCGACGACCCGAGCCTGAGCGCCGAGGACCTGGAGGCGAAGGCCGATGCTGTCGTCGACTACGCCACCGACCAGGCGCTCTACGCCCCGCTCTACCAGGGATCGGGCTCAGTGCTGGCCGCGCCGACGGTCGGCGGCATGGACGACCTGGCCTCCTTCAACGGCGGCCCCGTCGACCTGCGCAACGCCTACGTCACCGAGTGA
- a CDS encoding ABC transporter ATP-binding protein, whose product MTTMTEPSGRPIAPPYGETVLRVRDLSVEVATEHGRVTLVDRVDLTVRRNEIVGLVGESGSGKTVTSLTVMGLLPENARVATGSIQIAGTEVVDLPERSLADVRGTRAAMIFQEPRRCLNPAFTVGDQVAESLRRHRGWSRRRALQRTIELFDLVEIPDPAHRVTQYPHEFSGGMCQRVMLAMALACEPDLLIADEPTTALDVTVQRQVLELIRRLQAELGIGVLLITHDLGVVAEMCDRVTVMYAGQVVERTDADDLFHRPAHPYSSALLQSMLPLADHHGPLASIPGIVPPPHEFGTTCRFAARCAHVRSETCDVPVELTEHRAGSWSRCARTADLELPGVQA is encoded by the coding sequence ATGACGACGATGACCGAACCGAGCGGGCGCCCGATCGCCCCGCCGTACGGCGAGACGGTGCTCCGGGTGCGCGACCTCTCCGTCGAGGTGGCCACCGAGCACGGTCGCGTCACGCTGGTGGACCGCGTCGACCTGACGGTCCGTCGCAACGAGATCGTGGGCCTCGTCGGGGAGTCCGGCTCGGGCAAGACCGTCACCTCGTTGACGGTCATGGGTCTGCTGCCGGAGAACGCGCGAGTGGCGACCGGCTCCATCCAGATCGCCGGGACCGAGGTGGTCGATCTTCCTGAGCGGAGTCTCGCCGACGTCCGCGGCACCCGGGCCGCGATGATCTTCCAGGAGCCGAGGCGCTGCCTGAACCCCGCTTTCACGGTCGGCGACCAGGTCGCCGAGTCGTTGCGTCGTCACCGCGGCTGGTCGCGCCGCCGCGCTCTGCAACGCACCATCGAGCTGTTCGACCTCGTCGAGATCCCCGACCCCGCGCACCGGGTCACCCAGTATCCGCACGAGTTCAGTGGCGGAATGTGCCAGCGGGTGATGCTCGCCATGGCGCTGGCCTGCGAGCCCGACCTGCTCATCGCCGACGAGCCGACCACGGCACTCGACGTCACCGTGCAGCGTCAGGTGCTCGAGCTGATCCGGCGTCTGCAGGCCGAGTTGGGCATCGGCGTACTGCTCATCACGCACGACCTGGGCGTGGTGGCCGAGATGTGCGACCGGGTCACCGTGATGTACGCCGGCCAGGTGGTCGAGCGCACGGACGCCGACGACCTCTTCCACCGCCCGGCGCACCCCTACAGCAGCGCGCTGCTCCAGTCGATGCTGCCGCTCGCCGACCATCACGGCCCGCTGGCCTCGATCCCGGGGATCGTGCCTCCGCCTCACGAGTTCGGCACGACCTGTCGCTTCGCGGCACGCTGCGCGCACGTGCGCAGCGAGACCTGCGACGTGCCGGTCGAGCTGACCGAGCACCGCGCGGGCAGTTGGAGCCGGTGCGCGCGCACCGCCGACCTCGAGCTTCCGGGGGTGCAGGCATGA
- a CDS encoding SDR family oxidoreductase → MTDVAVPAAPAAPTTNVLTGKVVLVAGVGPGLGAALAVRSAAAGANVVLAARNEERLHEVAAAATAAGGRTLVVPTDLGDGAAVDRLVAATLAEYGRLDAVLHNATVPPSREDLLATGVDTVRAELESPLMALEVIRRCAAALTDGAGSVVIVNSMVLRNQLPRFGGYRMAKSALLALARGLSVELGPLGVRVNSVAPGYIWSDAVAGSFEKAAAARGTTAQAVHDEIAAQADLRRLPLPEEIADAAVFLASDLARAITGQCLDVTAGATHH, encoded by the coding sequence GTGACCGACGTCGCCGTGCCGGCGGCGCCTGCGGCACCGACGACGAACGTGCTGACCGGCAAGGTGGTCCTGGTCGCCGGGGTCGGCCCCGGCCTCGGGGCGGCCCTGGCGGTCCGCAGTGCCGCCGCCGGCGCGAACGTCGTGCTGGCCGCCAGGAACGAGGAACGCCTGCACGAGGTGGCGGCCGCCGCCACCGCCGCAGGCGGCCGGACGCTGGTGGTGCCGACAGACCTCGGCGACGGCGCCGCCGTCGACCGCTTGGTCGCGGCCACCCTCGCGGAGTACGGCCGACTGGACGCGGTGCTGCACAACGCCACCGTCCCGCCCAGCCGGGAGGACCTGCTCGCCACCGGCGTGGACACCGTCCGCGCCGAGCTGGAGTCGCCGCTGATGGCCCTGGAGGTGATCCGCCGGTGCGCGGCGGCGTTGACCGACGGCGCCGGCTCCGTGGTGATCGTCAACTCGATGGTCCTGCGCAACCAGCTGCCGCGGTTCGGCGGCTATCGGATGGCCAAGTCCGCGCTGCTCGCGCTGGCCCGCGGCCTCTCCGTCGAGCTCGGCCCGCTCGGCGTGCGGGTCAACTCGGTCGCCCCCGGCTACATCTGGAGCGACGCCGTGGCTGGCAGCTTCGAGAAGGCCGCCGCCGCCCGCGGCACGACCGCCCAGGCCGTCCACGACGAGATCGCCGCCCAGGCGGACCTGCGCCGCCTGCCGCTGCCCGAGGAGATCGCCGACGCCGCGGTCTTCCTCGCCTCGGACCTGGCCCGCGCCATCACCGGCCAGTGCCTGGACGTCACCGCCGGCGCCACGCACCACTGA
- a CDS encoding putative bifunctional diguanylate cyclase/phosphodiesterase, whose product MQRSGTGSGPSTVVGADRGAPGGDGGSRNRTATALRVVARASWVVLIGGLVINQIAETASYQTGQAILLTSLGVFFPLLLLRLALAARLYPARRFPILLLLVTVAVWSLGSMLVNAASLEEQTHFPAPGEWLFVAAYLGLAGYLVTDVDRRQVHGARGWLDVAVICGATSCLASLLLVTPIRLASHEEGLPLLLALMYPLAALGMATVVLAQHLLQTRTDRRKSLMLGVAFVLLACAESGFALQVSTPTYDFGNTSIALWGAAWALLVAAASRPEQRVIRAIPKPAGTRLLVSAGVVALAVLSIRPDDTLAFYVVPPAVLTMAAVGTRMVLALRDANNAAEALTLSMTDDLTMLPNRRAVRARLAQCLTDRQPLALMLLDLDGFKEINDSLGHHAGDVVLTFVSVRMQEAVGNDVMVARLGGDEFALLLDTVDEIDLMETARSVLDELAEPVVVDGIEISPSGSIGITVLNEGDTDSGEVLRRADVAMYQAKSSRSGAALYDAHLDEFSRSRLELAEDLRKGIADQQIEVWYQPQVDARSMRVHAVEALVRWRHPQQGLLSPVAFLPAARRVGLMGLLSDNIAWQAVRDLREWLDAGLDLQVAINCAPPELLSQTFLPRLYSSMEEWDVPADRVLVEVTEDSFLADPQRARDVLLELRQRGIKVAIDDYGTGFSSLTYLRDLPVQELKLDRSLVRDVTTDDRSRMIVASTIQLAHALDMRTVAEGVEDAADMTKLVAMGIDSLQGYHVARPMPAADVEQWVHWWADRTASSEDAQAGRPAPSSGSVGSPTESGSDPGPRHDGPRDDDPRDDVRRSVVRGARSSLTDPGAGFGLPEDR is encoded by the coding sequence ATGCAACGCAGTGGCACGGGATCGGGCCCGAGCACCGTTGTCGGCGCCGATCGCGGCGCTCCCGGCGGCGACGGCGGCAGCCGGAACCGTACGGCGACGGCGCTGCGGGTGGTGGCGCGTGCCTCCTGGGTGGTGCTGATCGGCGGGCTGGTGATCAACCAGATCGCCGAGACCGCGTCGTACCAGACCGGGCAGGCGATCCTGCTGACGTCGTTGGGCGTCTTCTTCCCGCTGCTCCTGCTGCGGCTCGCGCTGGCGGCGCGGCTCTATCCGGCCCGGCGGTTCCCGATCCTGCTGCTGCTGGTCACCGTCGCCGTGTGGTCGTTGGGGTCGATGCTGGTGAACGCCGCCAGCCTGGAGGAGCAGACCCACTTCCCGGCGCCCGGCGAGTGGCTGTTCGTGGCCGCCTACCTCGGCCTGGCCGGCTACCTGGTCACCGACGTCGACCGGCGGCAGGTGCACGGCGCCCGGGGCTGGCTCGACGTGGCGGTGATCTGCGGCGCGACCTCCTGCCTGGCCTCGTTGCTGCTGGTCACCCCGATCCGGCTCGCCTCGCACGAGGAGGGGCTGCCGCTCCTGCTGGCCCTGATGTATCCGCTCGCCGCGCTCGGGATGGCCACCGTGGTGCTCGCCCAGCACCTGCTGCAGACCCGGACCGACCGGCGCAAGTCGCTGATGCTCGGTGTCGCCTTCGTGCTGCTGGCCTGCGCCGAGTCCGGGTTCGCGCTGCAGGTCTCCACGCCGACGTACGACTTCGGCAACACCAGCATCGCGCTGTGGGGCGCTGCCTGGGCGCTGCTGGTCGCGGCGGCGTCCCGACCGGAGCAGCGGGTGATCCGGGCGATCCCGAAGCCCGCCGGGACCCGGCTGCTGGTCTCCGCAGGCGTGGTGGCGCTGGCGGTGCTGTCGATCCGTCCCGACGACACGCTGGCCTTCTACGTCGTCCCGCCGGCGGTGCTGACGATGGCCGCGGTGGGCACCCGGATGGTGCTGGCACTGCGGGACGCCAACAACGCGGCCGAGGCGCTCACGCTCTCGATGACCGACGACCTCACCATGCTGCCCAACCGGCGGGCCGTCCGGGCCCGGTTGGCCCAGTGCCTCACCGACCGGCAGCCGCTGGCGCTGATGCTGCTCGACCTGGACGGCTTCAAGGAGATCAACGACTCGCTCGGCCACCACGCCGGCGACGTGGTGCTGACCTTCGTCTCGGTGCGGATGCAGGAGGCCGTCGGCAACGACGTGATGGTGGCACGACTGGGCGGCGACGAGTTCGCGCTGCTGCTGGACACCGTGGACGAGATCGACCTGATGGAGACCGCGCGCAGCGTGCTCGACGAGCTGGCGGAGCCGGTGGTGGTGGACGGCATCGAGATCAGTCCGTCCGGATCGATCGGGATCACCGTCCTCAACGAGGGCGACACCGACAGCGGCGAGGTGCTGCGCCGGGCCGACGTGGCCATGTACCAGGCGAAGAGCTCACGCTCGGGTGCCGCGCTGTACGACGCCCACCTCGACGAGTTCTCCCGCTCCCGGCTGGAGCTCGCCGAGGACCTGCGCAAGGGGATCGCGGACCAGCAGATCGAGGTCTGGTACCAGCCTCAGGTCGACGCCCGATCGATGCGGGTGCACGCCGTCGAGGCCCTGGTGCGCTGGCGGCATCCGCAGCAGGGTCTGCTCAGCCCGGTGGCCTTCCTGCCCGCCGCACGCCGGGTCGGCCTGATGGGGCTGCTCTCGGACAACATCGCCTGGCAGGCGGTGCGCGACCTGCGGGAGTGGCTGGACGCCGGGCTGGACCTCCAGGTGGCGATCAACTGCGCGCCCCCCGAGCTGCTCAGCCAGACGTTCCTGCCGCGGCTCTACAGCTCGATGGAGGAGTGGGACGTGCCGGCCGACCGGGTGCTCGTCGAGGTCACCGAGGACTCGTTCCTGGCCGACCCGCAGCGGGCCCGCGACGTGCTGCTGGAGCTGCGCCAGCGCGGCATCAAGGTCGCCATCGACGACTACGGGACCGGCTTCTCGTCGTTGACCTACCTGCGGGACCTTCCGGTCCAGGAGCTCAAGCTCGACCGGTCACTGGTCCGCGACGTGACCACCGACGATCGGAGCCGGATGATCGTGGCGTCCACGATCCAGCTCGCCCACGCGCTGGACATGCGCACCGTGGCCGAGGGCGTCGAGGACGCCGCCGACATGACCAAGCTGGTGGCGATGGGGATCGACAGCCTGCAGGGCTACCACGTCGCCCGTCCGATGCCGGCCGCGGACGTCGAGCAGTGGGTGCACTGGTGGGCCGATCGCACCGCGAGCAGCGAGGACGCGCAGGCCGGGCGGCCGGCTCCGTCGTCCGGCTCCGTGGGGAGTCCTACGGAGAGCGGCAGCGACCCCGGGCCTCGCCACGACGGACCCCGCGACGACGACCCCCGTGACGACGTACGACGCAGCGTGGTGCGCGGCGCACGGTCGTCGTTGACCGACCCCGGCGCCGGCTTCGGCCTGCCGGAGGACCGATGA
- a CDS encoding NAD-dependent epimerase/dehydratase family protein: MKILVVGGTGMIGGHIARLLEQRGDHVTVSARGEVAEDSLVAGLPQLKGDYTAGTFTEAELAPYDAVVFAAGQDFRHLPRDLDVTDAAALADYWERVQSSGVPAFAELCKRAGVGRFVQVGSYYHQVLPRLCDGNVYVDARRLADERTRALSDASFAAITLNPPNIVGAIPGIALYRFAKIVRWADGELPDVPDFAPAGGTNYMSVRSLSEAVAGAVAAGEPGKAYLIGDENLTFAEYFQMVFEAAGSDRTVEERDESHPFLPDAMIVPGRGYVLSYEPDPAETTVLGYTRQDVRRELESMVERVRALPPRPARGN; the protein is encoded by the coding sequence ATGAAGATCCTCGTGGTGGGCGGAACTGGCATGATCGGTGGGCACATCGCCCGGCTCCTGGAGCAGCGTGGCGACCACGTCACGGTCTCGGCGCGAGGGGAGGTGGCCGAGGACTCACTCGTCGCCGGCCTCCCGCAGCTGAAGGGCGACTACACCGCCGGCACCTTCACCGAGGCGGAGCTGGCGCCGTACGACGCGGTGGTGTTCGCCGCCGGACAGGACTTCCGCCACCTCCCGCGCGACCTCGACGTCACGGACGCGGCGGCGCTCGCGGACTACTGGGAACGTGTGCAGAGCTCGGGGGTCCCGGCGTTCGCGGAGCTGTGCAAGCGTGCCGGCGTCGGCCGGTTCGTCCAGGTCGGCAGCTACTACCACCAGGTCCTGCCCCGGCTCTGCGACGGCAACGTCTACGTCGACGCCCGCCGGCTCGCCGACGAGCGCACCCGGGCCCTGAGTGACGCGTCGTTCGCGGCCATCACCCTGAACCCGCCGAACATCGTCGGCGCGATCCCCGGCATCGCGCTGTACCGGTTCGCCAAGATCGTGCGGTGGGCCGACGGCGAGCTGCCCGACGTGCCCGACTTCGCTCCGGCCGGCGGCACCAACTACATGTCGGTCCGCTCCCTCTCCGAGGCCGTGGCCGGTGCGGTGGCGGCCGGCGAGCCCGGCAAGGCCTACCTGATCGGCGACGAGAACCTCACCTTCGCCGAGTACTTCCAGATGGTCTTCGAGGCCGCGGGGAGCGACCGGACGGTGGAGGAGCGCGACGAGTCCCACCCGTTCCTCCCCGACGCGATGATCGTCCCGGGCCGCGGCTACGTGCTCTCCTACGAGCCGGACCCCGCGGAGACCACCGTGCTCGGCTACACCCGCCAGGACGTCCGGCGCGAGCTGGAGTCGATGGTCGAGCGGGTCCGTGCGCTGCCGCCGAGGCCCGCGCGCGGCAACTGA